The Sphingomonas alpina genome has a segment encoding these proteins:
- a CDS encoding LysR family transcriptional regulator → MDILALTDFNLVARHGGFGKASRATGRPKATLSRRVAELESSLGLRLFERGARALKLTQEGKALHERTGPLLKEVEETVAVVASGDGRPRGHLRITAPLLFAQLAMGKLAAGFTLRYPDVSLEVTTEDRAVDMVEEGYDLAIRVSPRSDESLVGRVFMRDRLVIVASPQVARPRDGEVAPAVVRGSDSGHSSWNIKSDAGPTTIAFSPVLSLSSLIMVRDAVISGVGAARLPVSLVSHDLTAGRLVHWADVDAPDTALWTLYPSRRLLNARVSAFLDYLREAFPKGTPDELAAFIRT, encoded by the coding sequence ATGGACATACTCGCCCTCACCGACTTCAACCTGGTCGCTCGGCATGGCGGTTTCGGAAAAGCGTCGCGCGCAACGGGCCGCCCCAAGGCAACGCTCTCCCGGCGCGTTGCCGAACTGGAGAGCAGTCTTGGCCTTCGCTTGTTTGAGCGCGGGGCACGTGCGCTCAAACTCACGCAGGAGGGAAAGGCGTTGCACGAGCGAACCGGCCCCTTGCTGAAGGAAGTAGAGGAAACGGTCGCGGTGGTTGCGTCGGGAGATGGGCGACCGCGTGGACATTTGCGGATCACTGCGCCGTTGCTCTTCGCTCAACTTGCGATGGGGAAGCTGGCGGCAGGATTCACGCTCCGATATCCGGACGTAAGCCTGGAGGTCACGACCGAAGACCGGGCGGTCGACATGGTGGAGGAAGGGTATGACCTGGCTATTCGCGTCAGCCCGCGTTCCGACGAAAGCTTGGTGGGACGGGTTTTCATGCGTGATCGGCTTGTGATCGTGGCGAGCCCGCAAGTGGCGCGACCGCGAGACGGAGAGGTCGCTCCGGCGGTCGTGCGGGGCTCGGACAGCGGGCATTCGTCCTGGAACATCAAATCGGACGCGGGGCCGACAACGATCGCCTTCTCTCCAGTTCTCAGCCTTTCATCGCTCATCATGGTTCGCGATGCCGTCATCTCGGGTGTGGGTGCGGCACGGCTGCCGGTATCGCTCGTAAGCCATGACCTGACCGCTGGCAGGTTAGTGCACTGGGCTGATGTCGATGCACCAGATACCGCCTTGTGGACGCTATATCCTTCGCGGCGCCTGTTGAACGCCCGCGTTTCCGCCTTTCTCGACTATCTCAGAGAAGCGTTCCCCAAGGGCACTCCCGACGAATTGGCAGCCTTTATTCGGACCTGA
- a CDS encoding YdeI/OmpD-associated family protein produces the protein MADIFPHGTVHQAGDDLQAAIRSDPEILALWERLTPLGRNEFICWVDDAKQSMTRARRIERTCEELAEGKKRPCCWVGCIHRTDKPPSRWQQAVLIDKEKKHP, from the coding sequence GTGGCAGATATTTTCCCCCATGGCACCGTCCATCAGGCAGGTGACGACCTTCAGGCCGCAATTCGATCGGATCCCGAAATCCTTGCGCTGTGGGAACGCCTCACGCCGCTGGGGCGGAATGAATTCATCTGCTGGGTCGATGACGCGAAGCAGTCAATGACGCGCGCGCGTCGGATCGAGCGAACTTGCGAGGAATTGGCGGAGGGAAAGAAGCGGCCCTGCTGCTGGGTGGGCTGCATTCACCGCACCGACAAGCCGCCAAGCCGATGGCAGCAGGCGGTCCTGATCGATAAGGAAAAGAAGCATCCCTAA
- the purC gene encoding phosphoribosylaminoimidazolesuccinocarboxamide synthase gives MARRRQIYEGKAKILYEGPEPGTLIQYFKDDATAFNAQKKGTISGKGVLNNRISEHVFTLLGLIGVPTHFIRRLNMREQLIRQVEIIPVEVVIRNVAAGSLSTRLGIEEGTQLPRTIIEYYYKDDALGDPMITDEHIAAFGWASQEEMHDIADLAIRVNDFLCGLFAGIGIRLVDFKLEFGRIWDNDYARVILADEISPDGCRLWDMETNEKLDKDRFRRDLGGEVEAYQEVARRLGLLPEGVDGAVLDLEKHRKSRGK, from the coding sequence ATGGCTCGCCGCCGCCAAATCTACGAAGGCAAAGCCAAGATCCTTTACGAGGGTCCGGAGCCGGGGACGTTGATCCAGTATTTCAAGGACGACGCGACTGCGTTCAACGCCCAGAAAAAGGGAACGATCAGCGGCAAGGGCGTGCTCAACAACCGCATCAGCGAACATGTCTTCACCCTGCTCGGGCTGATCGGCGTGCCGACTCACTTCATCCGCCGCCTCAACATGCGCGAACAGCTGATCCGCCAGGTCGAGATCATCCCGGTCGAGGTGGTGATCCGCAACGTCGCGGCGGGCTCGCTGTCGACGCGGCTCGGGATCGAGGAAGGCACGCAACTGCCCCGCACGATCATCGAATATTATTACAAGGACGATGCGCTCGGCGATCCGATGATCACCGACGAACACATCGCCGCGTTCGGCTGGGCCAGCCAGGAGGAGATGCACGACATCGCCGACCTGGCGATTCGCGTGAACGATTTCCTGTGCGGCCTGTTCGCCGGGATCGGTATCCGCCTGGTCGACTTCAAGCTCGAATTCGGCCGCATCTGGGACAATGACTATGCCCGGGTGATCCTGGCCGACGAGATCAGCCCCGATGGCTGCCGCTTGTGGGACATGGAAACCAACGAGAAGCTCGACAAGGACCGCTTCCGTCGCGATCTCGGCGGCGAGGTCGAGGCGTATCAGGAGGTTGCACGGCGACTGGGACTGTTGCCCGAGGGCGTCGACGGCGCGGTGCTCGACCTGGAAAAGCATCGCAAGAGCCGGGGAAAATAG
- a CDS encoding N-acetylmuramidase family protein translates to MTIPYPAALGAIRTGSTSQLRQVFEALTVAESVELGTFIGPQRLRAITVYPAMVTAFRPLPEPIDTVAILSEIGRQAFNDPAGLLLPLRPDPALVEQVRLALLDVERRRRVGPLLTMPTDVTATLPTPTGIPPALTEADYSTAATQQNVEVAAIKAVAVVESGGRSGFDSQGRPKILFEAHHFSGHSGNRFNTTHPHLSVPARQWRTASNYYGWDQYQRLREAMVLDVDAALKSASWGKFQVLGSNHSGWPNVRSFVEAMYVSEANHLRSFVAFCNDNNLMGFVRTKDWLSFALGYNGQSQQGYDQRMATAYLAAGGTPPAPRARR, encoded by the coding sequence GTGACCATCCCTTATCCCGCGGCTCTGGGCGCGATCCGGACGGGTTCGACCAGCCAGTTGCGGCAGGTGTTCGAAGCATTGACGGTGGCGGAAAGCGTTGAGCTCGGCACTTTTATCGGCCCGCAACGCTTGCGGGCCATCACGGTGTACCCGGCCATGGTCACCGCCTTTCGCCCGCTGCCGGAGCCGATCGATACCGTGGCGATCTTGTCGGAGATTGGCCGGCAGGCGTTCAACGATCCGGCCGGATTGCTTCTGCCGCTGCGCCCCGACCCGGCCCTGGTCGAACAGGTCCGCCTGGCGTTGCTGGATGTCGAGCGGCGGCGGCGCGTCGGACCCTTGCTGACCATGCCGACCGACGTGACCGCGACGCTGCCCACGCCGACGGGCATCCCGCCGGCATTGACCGAGGCCGATTATTCGACCGCCGCGACTCAGCAAAATGTCGAGGTTGCCGCGATCAAGGCGGTGGCGGTCGTCGAAAGCGGCGGGCGATCCGGTTTCGACAGTCAGGGCCGGCCCAAAATCCTGTTCGAAGCGCATCATTTCAGCGGCCATTCGGGCAATCGTTTCAACACCACTCATCCCCATCTGTCGGTACCGGCCCGCCAATGGCGGACGGCAAGCAATTATTATGGCTGGGATCAATATCAGCGCTTGCGCGAAGCCATGGTCCTGGATGTCGATGCGGCGTTGAAATCGGCATCCTGGGGCAAGTTTCAGGTGCTGGGATCCAACCATAGCGGCTGGCCCAATGTCCGCAGCTTCGTGGAGGCGATGTATGTCTCGGAGGCCAACCACCTGAGATCCTTTGTCGCGTTCTGCAACGACAACAACCTGATGGGCTTTGTTCGCACGAAGGACTGGCTCTCTTTCGCACTTGGCTACAACGGCCAGAGCCAGCAAGGATATGATCAGCGCATGGCCACGGCTTACCTGGCGGCCGGCGGCACGCCACCGGCGCCGCGGGCTCGCCGGTGA
- the pip gene encoding prolyl aminopeptidase, with product MIDFSGLQATSAITDEWKYPAADPNRSGLLQVDTAPDHKLYWEEYGNPAGEPVMVLHGGPGGACAPVMARFFDPARYRIILFDQRGCGKSEPTVAKAGPTVALIRNTTDYLVEDINALRAALGITGKMHVFGGSWGSTLSLVYAIRHPQHVASLILRGIFIGAREDLHYMYQGNAATFAEAPFALTEPGSYVTYPDEWKAFVEVIPAGERGDMMGAYKAIFDMVPASDADRALQLRAALAWSIWEGAISNQIPKDDDAGKFGDAEFALSFAQIEAHFFANHLFLEPDYILGNVDRIAGIPMHIVHGRFDQVCPLTQASRLIDALAAVGAAPVSYVRTNAGHSAMELQTALALSAIMDGLAPIR from the coding sequence ATGATCGATTTTTCCGGGCTTCAGGCCACCAGTGCAATCACGGACGAGTGGAAATATCCTGCGGCCGATCCCAACCGGAGCGGGCTGCTTCAGGTCGATACCGCGCCCGATCACAAGCTCTACTGGGAGGAATATGGCAACCCGGCCGGGGAGCCCGTCATGGTGCTGCACGGCGGACCGGGCGGCGCCTGTGCGCCGGTCATGGCGCGCTTCTTCGATCCCGCGCGCTATCGCATCATCCTGTTCGACCAGCGCGGATGCGGCAAGAGCGAGCCCACCGTCGCCAAGGCAGGCCCGACCGTCGCGCTGATCCGCAACACCACCGACTATCTGGTGGAGGATATCAACGCACTGCGGGCGGCGCTCGGCATTACCGGCAAGATGCATGTTTTCGGTGGCAGCTGGGGCAGCACGCTGTCGCTGGTCTATGCGATCCGGCACCCGCAGCATGTTGCGTCGCTGATTCTGCGCGGCATCTTCATCGGCGCGCGCGAAGACCTGCACTACATGTACCAGGGCAATGCCGCGACCTTTGCCGAGGCGCCTTTTGCGCTCACCGAGCCGGGTAGCTACGTCACCTATCCCGACGAATGGAAGGCGTTCGTCGAGGTCATTCCCGCCGGCGAGCGCGGCGACATGATGGGCGCGTACAAGGCGATCTTCGACATGGTTCCGGCGAGCGACGCCGACCGCGCGCTTCAGCTACGCGCCGCGCTGGCCTGGTCGATCTGGGAAGGGGCGATCTCCAACCAGATCCCCAAGGACGACGATGCGGGCAAGTTCGGGGATGCCGAGTTCGCCTTGTCCTTCGCACAGATCGAAGCCCATTTCTTCGCCAACCACCTGTTCCTGGAGCCGGATTATATTCTCGGCAATGTCGACCGGATCGCCGGGATACCGATGCATATCGTGCATGGCCGCTTCGATCAGGTCTGCCCGCTGACCCAGGCATCACGCCTGATCGATGCCCTGGCCGCGGTCGGCGCGGCGCCGGTCAGCTATGTCCGGACCAATGCCGGGCATAGCGCGATGGAGCTGCAGACGGCGCTGGCGCTGAGCGCGATCATGGATGGGCTGGCGCCGATCCGCTAG
- a CDS encoding alpha/beta hydrolase family protein, which produces MTSAADRKLLTWPDLTGRTQPSPDATIAYGPDHMQKVDVWLPAGNGPHPTVLMVHGGCWTTSIADRSLMNWIADDLRRDGIAVWNIDYRGVDRSGGGYPGTFLDAAAAADALRDHAARFHLDTRRIVAVGHSAGGHLALWLAARPNLPEHSPLRHGKPIGIAHVVSLGGLPDLEATAASPDNGCGVEVVAQLVGAPSATRPDVYADTSVPRLLPLRLAQDLVNGIEDKIIPIRLGTGYEAQAKKAGDRAVLHIVPKTGHVELVAPESAAWQESKRLIRDALQQRGAAKR; this is translated from the coding sequence ATGACTTCTGCTGCCGACCGGAAATTGCTCACCTGGCCCGACCTGACCGGCCGCACCCAGCCCAGCCCTGACGCGACGATCGCCTATGGCCCCGACCATATGCAGAAGGTCGATGTGTGGCTGCCCGCCGGGAACGGCCCTCACCCAACAGTCTTGATGGTGCATGGCGGCTGCTGGACGACCAGCATCGCCGATCGCAGCCTGATGAACTGGATCGCCGACGATCTGCGCCGCGACGGGATCGCGGTGTGGAATATCGACTATCGTGGCGTCGACCGCAGCGGCGGCGGCTATCCCGGCACCTTTCTCGATGCGGCTGCGGCGGCCGATGCGCTGCGCGACCATGCCGCGCGCTTTCACCTCGATACCAGGCGGATCGTCGCGGTCGGGCATTCGGCCGGCGGGCATCTCGCGCTGTGGCTCGCGGCCCGTCCCAACCTGCCCGAACACAGCCCGCTCCGTCACGGCAAGCCGATCGGGATTGCGCATGTCGTCAGCCTTGGCGGCCTGCCCGACCTCGAAGCGACCGCCGCCAGCCCGGACAATGGCTGCGGCGTCGAGGTGGTCGCGCAACTGGTCGGGGCGCCCTCCGCCACCCGGCCCGACGTTTATGCCGACACCTCCGTCCCGCGCCTGTTGCCGCTTCGCCTGGCGCAGGACCTGGTCAATGGCATTGAGGACAAGATCATCCCGATCCGGCTCGGCACGGGATATGAAGCGCAGGCGAAGAAAGCCGGCGACCGGGCCGTGCTGCACATCGTGCCGAAAACCGGCCATGTCGAACTGGTCGCGCCGGAAAGCGCAGCCTGGCAGGAAAGCAAGCGCCTGATCCGCGACGCGCTCCAGCAAAGAGGTGCGGCAAAGCGTTAG
- a CDS encoding LysR substrate-binding domain-containing protein — MINKLTLSIRHAPHPPLAAVRVFEAAARHENFTAASVELGMTQAAVSYQIKLLEERLGVPLFRREKKRVLLTDAGRRISPQVVRAFDALDSAFGSIRAEDEALLTVSTTNTFANTWLAWRLGGFQMAYSDMAVRLLTSDVLSDFVSGDVDVAIRTGQGEWPDLARELLLPIDFTPMCSPDFLAQHGGKILPADLTSLPQISPQDTWWSLWLREAGIDVPQGPPRLGVRLDSQAHEGHAAMAGQGVAMLTPFFWRNDIAEGRLVRLSDQASTRGYAYWLVYPEHRRNTPKIRRFRDWLVSEIARDRGLDALPPKG, encoded by the coding sequence ATGATCAACAAGCTGACCTTATCAATTCGCCATGCGCCGCATCCCCCTCTCGCTGCCGTCCGCGTGTTCGAAGCGGCCGCGCGTCACGAGAATTTCACCGCTGCTTCGGTCGAGCTCGGCATGACTCAGGCCGCGGTCAGCTATCAGATCAAACTGCTCGAGGAGCGGCTCGGCGTGCCGCTGTTCCGTCGCGAAAAAAAGCGCGTGCTGCTGACCGATGCGGGACGGCGCATTTCGCCCCAGGTGGTGCGCGCGTTCGACGCCCTCGATTCGGCCTTCGGCTCGATCCGGGCGGAGGATGAGGCATTGCTCACCGTGTCCACCACCAACACCTTCGCCAATACCTGGCTCGCATGGCGGCTGGGCGGGTTCCAGATGGCGTATTCGGACATGGCGGTGCGGTTGCTGACCAGCGACGTGTTGAGCGATTTCGTGTCGGGCGATGTCGATGTGGCGATCCGCACGGGGCAGGGGGAATGGCCGGACCTTGCCCGGGAATTGCTGCTGCCGATCGACTTCACGCCGATGTGCAGCCCGGATTTCCTCGCCCAGCATGGCGGCAAGATCCTGCCCGCCGACCTGACCTCCCTGCCGCAGATCAGCCCGCAGGATACGTGGTGGTCGCTATGGTTGCGCGAAGCGGGCATCGATGTTCCCCAGGGCCCGCCGCGGCTCGGCGTGCGGCTCGATTCGCAAGCGCATGAGGGTCATGCCGCCATGGCCGGGCAGGGCGTGGCGATGCTCACGCCCTTCTTCTGGCGCAACGACATTGCCGAGGGGCGGCTGGTGCGGCTGTCGGATCAGGCGTCGACGCGCGGCTATGCCTATTGGCTGGTCTATCCCGAGCATCGCCGCAACACGCCCAAGATCCGGCGTTTCCGCGACTGGCTGGTGAGCGAGATCGCGCGCGACCGCGGGCTGGATGCGCTGCCGCCAAAGGGGTGA
- a CDS encoding NmrA family NAD(P)-binding protein: MIKRGADVRALVRDPSKANLPAGVAVAKGDLLDVDAVRAAFSGVSTLFLLNAVVPDEFTQALIALNLAREAGIERIVYLSVIHSDIYVNVPHFAGKFSVERMLEQMGFNATILRPAYFINNDHSVKDVVLGHGVYPMPIGDKGLAMVDVRDLGEIAAIELIRREEASEPLPLKRINVVGPDTLTGANIAAIWSDVLARTIHYGGNDTAAFEQNLRNYAPSWMALDMRLMTERFLVDGMVPEAGDVDRLTGMLGRPLHSYRDFAAEIAASA; encoded by the coding sequence TTGATCAAGCGCGGCGCTGATGTGCGCGCTCTCGTCCGCGATCCCTCAAAGGCCAATTTACCTGCCGGCGTTGCCGTCGCCAAAGGCGACCTGCTTGACGTCGATGCGGTGCGCGCTGCCTTCTCGGGCGTGTCCACCCTGTTCTTGCTCAACGCGGTGGTGCCCGACGAGTTTACCCAGGCGCTGATCGCCCTCAATCTGGCCCGCGAGGCCGGGATCGAGCGGATCGTCTACCTGTCGGTGATCCACAGCGACATCTACGTGAACGTGCCGCATTTCGCCGGCAAGTTCAGTGTCGAGCGCATGCTCGAGCAGATGGGCTTCAACGCCACCATCCTGCGCCCTGCATACTTCATCAATAACGATCACTCGGTGAAGGATGTGGTGCTCGGTCACGGTGTCTATCCGATGCCGATCGGCGATAAAGGCCTTGCGATGGTCGACGTGCGTGATCTCGGCGAGATCGCAGCCATCGAGCTCATTCGCCGTGAGGAGGCAAGTGAGCCGCTTCCCCTCAAGCGGATCAACGTCGTTGGTCCCGACACGCTGACCGGTGCCAATATCGCTGCCATCTGGTCGGATGTTCTTGCGCGGACGATCCACTACGGAGGCAATGATACCGCTGCATTCGAGCAAAACCTCCGAAATTACGCACCAAGCTGGATGGCGCTGGACATGCGCCTGATGACCGAGCGTTTCCTGGTGGACGGCATGGTCCCGGAGGCAGGGGATGTCGATCGCCTGACCGGCATGCTGGGACGGCCGCTCCACTCCTATCGCGACTTCGCCGCGGAGATCGCCGCTTCGGCCTGA
- the purS gene encoding phosphoribosylformylglycinamidine synthase subunit PurS: protein MKLRIFVTLKPGVLDPQGKAIHKALDGLGFGGVNDVRAGKLIELDVADSTDDAAIDEMCRKLLANTVIENYRVERA from the coding sequence ATGAAACTCCGCATCTTCGTCACCCTGAAACCCGGGGTGCTCGACCCGCAGGGCAAGGCAATCCACAAGGCGCTCGACGGCCTTGGCTTTGGCGGCGTCAATGACGTCCGCGCCGGCAAGCTGATCGAACTGGATGTCGCCGACTCGACCGACGACGCCGCGATCGACGAGATGTGCCGCAAGCTGCTCGCCAATACGGTGATCGAGAATTACCGGGTGGAACGAGCATGA
- the purQ gene encoding phosphoribosylformylglycinamidine synthase subunit PurQ produces MKSAVIVFPGSNCDRDLAVAIRDVSGIAPTMVWHGDTELPDGLGLIALPGGFSYGDYLRSGAMAARSPILRAVIDAAERGVPVLGVCNGFQVLTEAGLLPGALMRNAGIDFVCRDVSLTVENAQSIFTSRYAQGEKITVPVAHHDGNYFADDATLDRIEGEGRVAFRYDGQVNGSARNIAGVINASGNVLGMMPHPERRIEAAHGGTDGRRLFEGLLELVGA; encoded by the coding sequence ATGAAGTCCGCGGTCATCGTCTTTCCCGGATCGAACTGCGACCGCGATCTGGCGGTGGCGATTCGCGATGTCAGCGGCATCGCCCCGACCATGGTATGGCACGGCGATACCGAACTGCCCGACGGCCTTGGCCTGATCGCCCTGCCCGGCGGCTTCTCATACGGCGATTATCTCCGCTCCGGCGCGATGGCCGCACGCTCGCCAATCCTGCGCGCAGTGATCGACGCGGCCGAGCGAGGCGTGCCGGTGCTTGGCGTGTGCAACGGATTTCAGGTGCTGACCGAGGCCGGCCTGCTGCCCGGCGCGCTGATGCGCAATGCCGGGATCGACTTTGTCTGCCGCGACGTGTCGCTGACGGTCGAGAACGCGCAGTCGATCTTTACCAGCCGCTATGCGCAGGGCGAAAAGATCACCGTCCCGGTCGCCCATCATGACGGCAATTACTTCGCCGACGACGCGACGCTCGATCGCATCGAAGGCGAAGGCCGGGTGGCATTCCGTTATGACGGCCAGGTCAATGGATCGGCTCGCAACATCGCCGGCGTGATCAATGCGAGCGGCAATGTGCTGGGCATGATGCCCCATCCCGAGCGCCGCATCGAGGCCGCGCATGGCGGCACCGATGGCCGCCGGCTGTTCGAGGGATTGCTGGAGTTGGTCGGAGCCTGA
- a CDS encoding queuosine precursor transporter: MSNGEIDGPKPVSAGEIAGGQLRYFDFVMAAFVAIILLSNVLGAGKVATVNLPGIGEWPFGAGILFFPISYVIGDVLTEVYGYARARRVIWAGSAAVLFMAFMSWVVVALPPAPSWGNQAAYETIFGQVPRIVFASLCAFWAGEFVNSFVLAKMKLWTGGRHLWTRTIGSTVAGQGIDSLIFYPLAFLYAEGWTTDLVLKVLVTQWVLKVGWEVILTPVTYAVVGFLKRREGIDVFDEGTDFTPFRARV; encoded by the coding sequence ATGAGCAATGGGGAAATTGACGGGCCCAAGCCCGTTTCGGCGGGCGAAATTGCCGGCGGGCAGCTTCGCTATTTCGATTTCGTGATGGCGGCGTTCGTCGCGATCATCCTGCTGTCGAACGTGCTCGGCGCGGGAAAGGTCGCGACCGTCAATCTGCCGGGGATTGGCGAGTGGCCATTCGGCGCGGGTATCCTGTTCTTTCCGATCTCCTACGTGATCGGCGACGTGCTGACCGAGGTTTACGGCTATGCGCGTGCGCGGCGCGTGATCTGGGCCGGATCGGCGGCGGTGCTGTTCATGGCATTCATGTCCTGGGTGGTCGTCGCGCTGCCGCCGGCGCCGAGCTGGGGCAATCAGGCGGCCTATGAAACCATTTTCGGGCAGGTGCCGCGCATCGTCTTCGCTTCGCTCTGTGCCTTCTGGGCCGGCGAATTCGTCAATTCCTTCGTACTGGCAAAAATGAAGCTGTGGACCGGGGGCAGGCATCTCTGGACCCGGACGATCGGGTCGACCGTGGCGGGGCAGGGGATCGACAGCCTGATCTTCTATCCGCTTGCCTTTCTGTATGCGGAAGGCTGGACCACGGACCTGGTGCTGAAAGTGTTGGTCACGCAATGGGTGCTGAAGGTCGGCTGGGAAGTGATCCTGACCCCGGTCACTTATGCCGTGGTCGGCTTTCTCAAGCGACGCGAGGGGATCGACGTGTTCGATGAGGGGACGGACTTCACCCCGTTCAGGGCACGCGTTTGA